Within Pseudomonadota bacterium, the genomic segment CAAATTTATCCACTCCTTATTTGTATTGTTAATTTTCATGACTTTTGTTAATAATTTTCCTGTCTCTATCACAATGTTTTGGCAAACTTTTCTATGTTCCTAAACCTGATGACCAAAAATTACATTCACCGAGAATTGCTGCCGGGGATTCGAAAGTTTTGCGTTATTAATGATTAAATGATAGTGTGTCACCCTGAGCCTTCGCTTTGACCATGCTTCCCTCTTTGATTTCCCCTTTAAGTATTTCTATCGAAAGAGGGTTTTCCAGATATTTCTGGATAGCTCGTTTTAACGGACGCGCTCCATATACCGGGTCATAGCCTTTATCTACAATAAGCTTTATGGCATCCTCTGACAAAACAAGGTTGATATTTTTTTCAGCAAGCCTTGCTTCAAGTTTTTTAATCTGAATTTTTACTATTTCTCCGATTTGTTCCGGCGAAAGGTTGTGAAAAATTATTGTTTCATCTATTCTGTTTAAGAATTCAGGCTTAAAACTTGCCTTTAATACTTCCGTAACCTTTTTTTCCATCTCATCACGTCTTGATATTCCCAGTTCCTGTATCCACTGGCTTCCGACATTAGAAGTCATTATAATAATGGTGTTTTTAAAATCTACGGTTCTTCCGTGGCCATCCGTCATTCTGCCGTCATCCAAAAACTGCAAAAGAACATTAAAAACATCCTGGTGGGCTTTTTCTATTTCATCAAAAAGTACTACCGAGTAAGGTTTTCTTCTGACCGCTTCTGTGAGATATCCTCCTTCATCGTAACCAACATAGCCGGGAGGCGCTCCGATAAGCCTTGATACCGAATGTTTTTCCATATATTCAGACATATCAATTCTTACCATTGCCTGCTCACTGTCAAAAATAAACTCTGCCAGCGCTTTGGCAAGCTCGGTTTTTCCAACGCCTGTTGGGCCCATGAATATAAATGAACCTATCGGTCTGTTTGGGTCCTGCATCCCTGACCTTGCTCTTCTGACGGCATTTGAAACCGCCTCAAGTGCTTCATCCTGGCCTATAACTCTTAATGCCAGACGATCTTCCATTCTTACGAGTTTTTCCCTTTCACTCTCAAGCATTTTTCTGACCGGAATTCCCGTCCACTTGGATATGACTTCTGCGATATCTTCGTCATCTACTTCTTCTTTGAGCATCTTTCTTTCGTTTTGCAACAACTCAAGATTTTCATTCGCATCATCAAGACGTTTTCTAAGATCTGCGGCTTTTCCGTATCTTAACTCGGCAACTTTGGCAAGATTGCCTTCTCTTTCTGCCTGCTGTTCTGCTGTTCCCAGATGTTCGATTTCTTCTTTTATTTTTCTTATAACCTGTATAAGCTCTTTTTCCTTATTCCAGTGCGCTTTCATCACACTAATTTCTTCATTAAGACCGGAAAGCTCTGCTTCGATTTTTGCAAGCCGGTCTTTGGATGACTGGTCCGATTCCTTCTTTAAGGCTACCCGCTCAATTTCATATTGAGTGATTCTGCGCTGAATTTCATCAATTTCAGAAGGCATACTGTCAATTTCTATCCTTAATTTAGATGCGCATTCATCGATCAAATCTATCGCCTTATCAGGCAAGAACCTGTCTGAAATATAGCGGTGGGAAAGAGTGGCTGCAGCAATAATAGCAGAATCCATAATCCTTACGCCATGATGTACTTCGTATTTTTCCTTAAGTCCGCGTAGAATTGAAATAGTGTCTTCAACACTTGGTTCATTTACCATTACCGGCTGAAATCTTCTTTCAAGAGCGGCATCTTTTTCTATGTATTTTCTGTATTCATTTAATGTTGTTGCTCCCACACAGCGAAGAGTACCTCTTGCAAGTGCCGGTTTTAACATATTGGATGCATCCATTGATCCTTCTGCAGCTCCTGCTCCCACAAGAGTGTGCAACTCGTCTATAAACAGAATTATATCACCCTCGGCTTTTTCTACTTCCTTTAAAACGGCTTTTAAGCGGTCTTCAAATTCCCCCCTGTATTTTGCACCTGCTATCAATGCACCCATATCAAGAGAAACAAGCCGCCTGTTTTTTAAAGTTTCGGGTACATCTCCTTCCACAATTCTTCTGGCCAGGCCTTCTACAATTGCGGTTTTTCCAACTCCCGGTTCTCCTATAAGAACTGGGTTGTTTTTTGTTCTTCTGGAAAGAACCTGAACAATACGCCTTATTTCCTCATCCCTTCCTATTACCGGATCAAGCTTTCCAAGCCTTGCAAGGTCTGTAAGATCCCTGCTGTATTTATCTAATGCCTGGTACTTTTCTTCAGGATTTGGATCCGTTATTCTCTGGTTCCCGCGAACATCCACAAGAACCTTTAATATCGAATCGCGTGTAATATTATAGTGTTTCAATATCTTGGATGCTTCACCATCACGTTCATCAGATATGGCAAGAAGAACATGTTCGGTACTCACATATTCATCTTTCATTTTGTCGGCTTCGGCAAAAGCCGAATCAAGCACATTTTTCAAACGCTGTGAAATGCTTACTTCTCCGGCGCCCCTGACTTTAGGCAATCTTTCAATCGAAGATTCAACTTCTTTTGCAACAGAATCAGGCGAAGCACCTAGCTTGTTAAACACTGCTCTTGCGATACCTTCCCGCTCGCTTAACATTGCAGAAAGCATATGTTCGGGTTCTATTTGCTGGTTATTCTTTTTTGAGGCCAATGATTGCGCATTGCCTATGGCCTCTTGTGATTTTATCGTAAATTTATCAAAGCGCATAAATGCCTCCTGATTTTATAATATAATTAAATTGCCTTTGTTTATCTCTTTTTGTTTATTACCGGATACTTACTTGCTTTCATTAAAATAAACACAGAAAACGTTATGTCAATTGAAGAAGAAATGTACGGTAGAAAATATATTAAGCAGGCAGCAGTAGTTTTGGCAAGTGGCAGGTAATTAAATATGTATCGTAAATAACTGTACGGCTCCAATCCGTTTGCTTTTGCTGTTTCTATCAGGCTGAAAAATATTGCACTGGCTTTGGCTCCTCTTGGGTGGCCTGAAAAAGGGTCAAGATCAAGCGAATCCTCAATAAAAAATGATTGGAGAGACGAAGGCTCCTATTCCAGCATCACCCGGACAACCGGCCAAACATGATTATGAATACAAGCGCAACGGGGTATGTAACATTTTTATGGCGTGCTAACCTCTTGCTGGCTAACGTATCGTAAAAATAACAGAAAGAAAGACCAAAAAAGACTGGGCCTGTTTTATAGATGAAATCGCGATGCAATATGAATATGCTGAAAAAATAACGCTTGTGATAGACAACTTAAACACTCATATGCCGGGATCATTCTATGAAACATTTCTTCCTGAAAAGGCAAAGGCGTTGTGGGATAAGTTCGAATTTGTTTATACTCCAAAATATGGGAGTTGGTTAAACATGGCAGAGATAGAATTAAATGTGCTAACCGGGCAATGTCTGAACAGAAGGATCAACAATATTGAAGACTTCAGGAAAAAAGCAGATGCATGGCAAAACTATAGAAACAACAGAAATGCAAAAGTCAATTGGCAATTTACGACTGAAAATGCCAGGATAAAACTCTCTCGGCTTTATCCGACACTTAATGAATGACATGACAGTAGTGCAATATTAAATTAACTTATATATCGTTGTAGGGTTATATTAGGTAAAATATTTGCTGTTACGATTTAAGAATTTTTATACTTCCATATTGTCCGTCAAATCCGGGTTTAATACTTACTTCATTATTCCGCATTTTTACAATTGCTTCATAAACAAGAGGAATCCCGGCTTTTTTAAGAACTGTTATATCAATATAATTTAAAATTTCGAGTTCCGGCCCTAAATTTATCAACAAATTATCATAGTTTGTTTTAACTTTTTTTGAATTGGGCCCGGTTTTTAAAATTTCGGAAAGAATTTCTATAAGGGGTATGGTTTTATAACTTTGGGGTACTTTTCTGTTTATTCTTTTGTTTGAAAGATCGTTAATTCTGTGAAGTACACCAACTGTTATGTCTTTATTACAAACAGGACATTTTCCACCATATTTTTTGGTTTCTTTGGGCATAAGAAAAAGATTACAGTTTCTATGGCCATCTGCATAGTATTTTCCTTCTTCAGGATAATATTCAATAGTACCCAAAAACTGCTTTGAATCTGCCTTTTTTATTGCAGAAGTTATAGCATCATATGAAAGATCGGTTTCAAATATATTTGCTTCTCTTCCTAATTTTGAAGTTGAGTGGGCATCTGAATTGGAGATAAGTGTTATTTTTTCTAAAAAGGTAACATTTCTGTTCATATCTGGATCTGATGATAAACCTGTTTCGGCTGCATAGATATATTGCGAAAAATCTTCAAAACATTCTTCAATGGAATTAAAACCTGATTTAGAGCCAAAAAGAGAA encodes:
- a CDS encoding endonuclease Q family protein, yielding MKFIADLHIHSRFSLASAKNINVENLYVAARKKGITVLGTGDFTHPGWLKELKEKLVYDNKGLYQLKDEVTNSCESYIPQSCKGRFRFIPTGEVCNIYKKNGKTRKIHSLLLLPDFNLVEKINLKLKKFGKTESNGRPILNIDIISLFEILLEISDKAMLIPAHIWTPWYSLFGSKSGFNSIEECFEDFSQYIYAAETGLSSDPDMNRNVTFLEKITLISNSDAHSTSKLGREANIFETDLSYDAITSAIKKADSKQFLGTIEYYPEEGKYYADGHRNCNLFLMPKETKKYGGKCPVCNKDITVGVLHRINDLSNKRINRKVPQSYKTIPLIEILSEILKTGPNSKKVKTNYDNLLINLGPELEILNYIDITVLKKAGIPLVYEAIVKMRNNEVSIKPGFDGQYGSIKILKS
- the clpB gene encoding ATP-dependent chaperone ClpB; the protein is MRFDKFTIKSQEAIGNAQSLASKKNNQQIEPEHMLSAMLSEREGIARAVFNKLGASPDSVAKEVESSIERLPKVRGAGEVSISQRLKNVLDSAFAEADKMKDEYVSTEHVLLAISDERDGEASKILKHYNITRDSILKVLVDVRGNQRITDPNPEEKYQALDKYSRDLTDLARLGKLDPVIGRDEEIRRIVQVLSRRTKNNPVLIGEPGVGKTAIVEGLARRIVEGDVPETLKNRRLVSLDMGALIAGAKYRGEFEDRLKAVLKEVEKAEGDIILFIDELHTLVGAGAAEGSMDASNMLKPALARGTLRCVGATTLNEYRKYIEKDAALERRFQPVMVNEPSVEDTISILRGLKEKYEVHHGVRIMDSAIIAAATLSHRYISDRFLPDKAIDLIDECASKLRIEIDSMPSEIDEIQRRITQYEIERVALKKESDQSSKDRLAKIEAELSGLNEEISVMKAHWNKEKELIQVIRKIKEEIEHLGTAEQQAEREGNLAKVAELRYGKAADLRKRLDDANENLELLQNERKMLKEEVDDEDIAEVISKWTGIPVRKMLESEREKLVRMEDRLALRVIGQDEALEAVSNAVRRARSGMQDPNRPIGSFIFMGPTGVGKTELAKALAEFIFDSEQAMVRIDMSEYMEKHSVSRLIGAPPGYVGYDEGGYLTEAVRRKPYSVVLFDEIEKAHQDVFNVLLQFLDDGRMTDGHGRTVDFKNTIIIMTSNVGSQWIQELGISRRDEMEKKVTEVLKASFKPEFLNRIDETIIFHNLSPEQIGEIVKIQIKKLEARLAEKNINLVLSEDAIKLIVDKGYDPVYGARPLKRAIQKYLENPLSIEILKGEIKEGSMVKAKAQGDTLSFNH